tttctcccattagagtcttggcctcctctgttcccaggcatttgagtaggacgccgtcaatcattcggtagaacaggtcgtcttcgagcagtacgtacttagtagcatgaaaacgcactcgtcgttccaccttcttagacggatctttcaagtagtcggcaatttctttccgccagtcattggccgcgagttccagagccatagcacctagaattggccgatatccagatgcgtgctgggcgagcttgttggcatcctcgttgtggtcccttgggatgtgctcgattactgccgatttaaattcttttaagagctgtaggcaatcttcataataaattcttaatacatcatccttgcattcggacctcctggttaattgatccacaataagcatggaatccccgaagacttcgacagaatcggccttgacttctcttagtagttgtaagcccttcaatacagctcggtactccgcttgattgttagtggcggtggcttctatcggcagagaaaaatcatagcttgcccctcgaggcgatatgagaacaatgccgattcctgatccaaccccacatgacgacccatcaaagtataaagtccaaggcaccggctctacgagggtaatctcgggtccgcagtgttgggcgacaaaatcggccatgacctgacccttgacggcttttgccgattcatactgcaggtcaaactctgacaaagctaagatccatttgccgattcgtcctttcaagatcggcagtgatagcatgtattttactacgtcgtctttgcatacgaccacgcattctgccgacagtaaatagtgcctgagtttggtgcatgagaagtaaagacataggcacaaccgctccaccggaggatatcttgtttcagcgtccagaagtcttctactgacataataaatcactcgttcctttccttcaaattcctggactagagccgacccaatagccttttcatcggctgataagtatagtttaaatggcttgccagtttgaggaggaaccaataccggtggtgagaccaagtactgcttgatatcttccaatgctttgcgttgctcctccccccatatgaactcctggtcaggcttcaacttcaacagtggtgtgaacgcctgaatccgcccagacagattagatatgaatcttctgatgaaattcaccttgccgattaaagactgcaattcagttttattctgcggggccacgactttgttgatagccactatggtcttccgattaatttctattccccgctcgtgcaccatgaatcctaagaactgtccggcggatacactgaaggcacatttattggggttcatcttcagcccatgtttcttggtgcactctagcactcttcgtaaattggccagatgctcttcgtgtcctttggacttaaccacgacgtcgtcgatgtagatttctaccagaatgccgatgagtttgtgaaatatgtaattcatggctctctgatacatggcgccggcgttcttcaagccaaaagtcatcaccacccactcgaataaaccaaggtggcccgggcatctgaaggccgttttgggtatgtccttttcggccataagtatttgattgtacccagcatttccgtccatgaagctaataatcttgtgtcccgcggcagcgtctatcagcacatcggccgtcggcatggggtatccgtccatcggtgtggcctgattaagattcctgaaatcaacgcacacgcgtaACTTTCCGTTCTttttgtacactggtacaatgttggagatccattcggcataatggcattgccgaataaattttgcttcgattagctgagttatttcggcttttatgtctggtagaattttaggattgcagcgccgtgcaggctgttgatacggccgataccctggttttatgggtagccgatgttcaataatagatcgatctaaaccgggcatctcatgatactcccaagcaaaacaatccttaaattctcttaacaagtttgtcaatttacatttgtattctgggtctaaatttgcactaatataagtcggccttggtttggtaccatcacctaagtctatcatctctaatgaatcggccgacgtgaacccgtgccctagcttcccatcttctcgggcgaactgatccatttattctgagtcttcggagctgactgctcggatcggctgtaggccaaaatcggtcaccttcaggaaatcagtatcccatactctgccggatatgcacttgacggtttcacagctccactgctgcgtgtcggctgccgcgatgctgtatgccgaatcggcgttgactacctcgatgttgtagccgacccattgtacaagacattgatgcattgttgacgggatgcagcaatttgcgtgtatccagtcccggctgagtagcatgttgtaggatcccttgccattaataataaagaaggtagtgggaagggtcttactgccgatggtgaggtcaacgcagagggcgccgcgagcgggagacacgttgccatcgaagtctttgagcatcatgtctgtcttggtcaagtcatcattactctttccaagcttccggagcacgacatatggcatgatattgactgcagctcctccatctaccattaatctggtgagggggcaactgttgacatgccctttgaggaaaaatgctttcaggtgttgtcgtttgtcatcctcgggcttctcgaacgtggctatcattggctccaaagccaactgcgccatctgctcttctatcgccgacatatcctgtcgatcggcaggagtcatgaattccatcggcagtatgaaaaccatgccgatatcggctgccgattcatcacccgccgattcgtcgccccctctatcgtttcttttggggtgccatacccgaggcctgccttccttcttgtccgtcgtgctctgttgttcctcttcctgctgttcccattggcggagacgttggatccttcgtttttgagatttggtcaatccatcgggacaccacctggggtttattggcttggctcctgacttggcgcgttcccactccggttcgtgtcctaaagggttctcgtctgtcacccgagcgtcggccatctcttcaagccgactgtgaacgttggccctgttttctggccggtcgtGTCGATCAAACTTGCCCCCCGGTCTGTCACGGCGTCTAtcttctgaccggtcatatcggtcacttctgccccccagccgatcacgcacgggagggcgctggtcgtcttggtcgtgccagttcctgctgatcggttctggtcttccgtctctggagcgagatctgttgaacggccgattgccacgatacgggccgttgcattctgggcaattatcagcCGAAGGTAgtctgaggttgctttcccaacagtggatgaagaacgggcacctctaATGATCTTCGTGCCGCCGCATCGCTTCCTTCCGGGATCTGgagcgttcatgttgacgctgatatttctggagcaagaactgggaagtaatgcgtggctcttcagattcgccatcgtcgtcctccatccgccgcttccccttgacgtcctcGGTcgttgcttgatttctggggtctacggcaccactctttttagccgattcggacgtcagcacctttgtttggagtgagttcttccccgtatcaaccatgttggtggggaaggggtgctggtcgatcttcatcggcttggctgattttgttggcacttcaaatttaagtctgccctgctcaatggccgactgtatctgctgcctgaagattttgcactcattagtatcatgggacgtagcgttgtgccacttgcaatatttcatcttttttagttgttcggcagaaggtattgtatgatatggcgagagcttgatctgtccttcttggaggagaaggtcgaagattttatcggccttcgtcgtgtcaaaaccgaacgcttctggctcctttttgccgaacgggcatgatattggcttcttccctttgacccactccgcaagaccgacctcaacatcttcttcggcttccacctcttccaggaacgccaccttcttctggaagttcctccgtggatcgaaagaacgtacctcctgtccagacaatcggtggacgatttggcttaaactttcgaactcctgtgaggcgtatttttctttgatgtggggcaggaggccttgaaaggctatatcggccagctgcgcgtcgtttagagccagagaatagcacttgttcctgatttcccgaaacctctgtacatatgaggatatcggctcgtcgcttctctgcttgaggctggtcaaataggacagcttcatctcatgtacctcggcgtagaagtatttatgaaactgtctttccaaatcggcccatgtaataatcgaatTCGGCGGTaaagtcgtgaaccactggaaggctgatccggacaaggatgatgagaatagccgcactcgtagagcatcttgtgtggccgcttctccacattggatgataaatctattcacgtgctccacagttgaagtgtcatccatccccgagaacttggtgaagtcaggaactttataccgatggggaaacggtagtAGATCGTATGTAGaagggtatggtgtcctataggtgtaagtttgtatcTTCGGTTTCAAGctgaattgttcctgaatcacttctgcaatacgtgccgaccaatccggctgttgctggtgaaccgtcggctgaggtattggcacgtgctgataTACCGAAGGTGGAAtagcctgatgctgagtgaaagtaggtagcatctgagtgaaagccggttGTGCATttagggtcggctgtttgaatgagccactcgtttcatcatacagtatgagctctgctgttttgctcatctctggtgcaacaggctggtacggcggcatggttggtcgagtggccgcttggaaagatgcctggaattggggacttccctgaccggccgattgatcctgaacggtcgtagctgatggtgccccccaaggtgatgggctaactagagggaacggcgcagaggacagctggacggggtgtggctgaaagtgttgtgtgccaccataccccataggaaccgatgatgatgaagcaccTGTACCCCCAGCAGAAAATTGGATTggctgagaaaccgaattcaAATAAGCCTTGttcggtggaatcggctgagtatatgccggtcccctgtatccttgaggtaccccactagcgaaggagttgacaacgacattgtacaccgtatttgcaagcaccggggattgatcaatgaaggcgtgataaacggactgttggaccatatcggccatcttgtccgagtcctcagagattgtgatctggcggggagttggaaacggagactttttgatagtctccccgcttctggagcgactgaaagactgcaggcaagccttccagaactgtgccgtatgcttctccagttcttccttctggtcgtccttcagatctgcttccgtcacttcgatgacgttatcttcggagacttcagcagctttcgacatggcggcggttgtattggtcccaccgggcgtgccaaaagtgtgttggcgctagaaatcggtcaaccgaatccccagcgtctgacacacgacccgggagaatctgcttaactcctgttcgggtgattgccctggtgcggttcgcgcggcgtgccagccaatctgacctgttgattggcaaggaagaatacgtgtcaggtccggaagtcacgatcggctaaactTCCGaactcgagaaagcttatcagcgaatcagccgatttgccgtaataaagaaatcggctataaagcagccgatcactgtagccgtGTAGACAAGAAACTATTGGAGTAAccgacacaatgctatagtaacaacactaggaacagatctaatcggctatatgtaaaataagtgaattaaatagcagaatataaagaaagtcgaaactgccgattcctagctggataactggtgataaaactagaaaaataggtaaaacctatgattctagtaaatatcgataactagtgaataaatctaaacgaaacgacagcgatgcgcccgaagttaaagcttagaatttactcggtaaacggaacttacaagatcggccggagatcaagttgatgcagccctgccaacccgtacgaactcgtgaaaaaggagaaagtatttggcaaagtcgcctgcttgaaagtaagtacgaggaaatagtagttggttgtattgatttgttgatgattacagatttacaaaggtagctatttatagccccatacagatgactccttaactgactagaactctatccctaattcaaatagaaaacgaatatttacaagcacaattcgtactaggttggttattatacacttcatgggctgatttcctcttcatccttctgatcctttccaagcccatactggcccaattattccagccccctaatcggccgattccttatcggcaaagggtaaccgattcGGGAATcaggcgtgtccgatccgaaccccaagggttaagcgaagCAGAAGTCATtggccgatcccgtactgtagcatctggccgatcttggactgtagcgccaaccaaccgatctccaactgtactttcccattccctcttggcgccgatttcactggtgacgaaatctggcgtcaacaatttCATTCTCATACTGATTGTCTAGCGTCTGCACACCTTGGTGCTTGAGCTTCACCAGGATCCTGGATCAAAAGGGGGTGCAGTAACGGGAAGATGAGATctacatctttttatttttttaaatatagaCAGTGTTTTTAATATAATGTCATTAATTAAATGCAACGAGAATATATGAAAAACCCAAAAATAACTATGTattatggccctgtttggcatgactccaactctgggtggagccagctctgggtggagttggagctgtctggtgagggtgtttggctgcgagggtgtccctagctccagaaaagaggagtttgagggtagattgcctttcttgcccctggttcgacttgaactacttatcacaaatataaaatgaaagtacatgcattgaagtccaaaataataataaattacatgttaaaaaatttaaaatttcgaaataaattcatagttccaaaataaggtcgttataataatcattgcactaattccatgttagggcaattgatgtagccatactatcacgaaaagtgtccatagtcacaaagcttgattccgaagttgatctatcggaggcatgttgagacacggcatacttgttgtatctttccggaatagtaggcatgtaggtaggatctctatcaaaattagcaaagtccacatcaacgctagcatgttcacgtatgaaattgtgtagaaccatagtagcagcaacaatcttcttttgtgtgaccattgaataaccaggcatcttgtaaaggatttgccattttatttttaatactCCAAATGACCGCTTAATAACATTACGAAAAGATGAGTGTATATGGttgaacttctcttttggagtaTTTGGTTTCATGCCTCGATGCCACTCGGGTAAGtggtacctttcacccttgtatggagcCAGATACCCTGGACGATTAGGATAGCCCGCGTCTACAACATAGTACTTGCCTACACATATGTAAATAAGATAAGtttgtgcatacaaatatgaaaaggaaCATAAGGAAAAATCTTtaccttgaggaggatgtgggaagacatttacatctgcttccaatgcatggtacaatacactAGTGTCATGCAAAGAACACGGTTGACCCGCAGCCACATAGGTGAAGCacatatcaaaatcacaaatggcaagcacattttgagttgcaattccagtcttaccaatatatctcacttgttcttcaggtgataaatacacacgaatatgggttccatcaagtgcaccaatgcaatccttaaagtgtgggtatgctctcttgtcattcctaatcctcttgtgcacattgcgaaaattaggatctgttggtctcaagaaatattgtgccatggcaaccacacaatttagaacttcatgaaattttgTACTAATAGTTTCACCTGAGTGTTTGAACTTATTTTGTCCTCTTCTATTTGACTCACACCCACCACATGTGAATAGGAAAATGGCCAACATTTCATAAGTATTCACGTGCTTCGATGGTTTTAATCCGTACCtctcaaccaacacatcatgaagaTCCTGAAAAATAACCTCATTCATCCGAAGCATTCGATGGCACTCCCCTGGAGTGTTTACTGTCTCCATCAACCATCCCATTCCACTTTgttgtgaaaacataaatctCGGCGGTGCCTTATCCATATATGAGTCATGATAACTTTGTGCTAGCTTACCACAGCTCTcaaccattttaaaaaaatatccaCCATCAGACTCACTTGAAGACATCTGTGAACATTGACATAAATGAAATGTAGGATACAACtatcatacataaataaaatgcaataaaataaaatgtaccacacatgcgacaaaaataaaatagtagcatacacaaatgacatcactctCACTAAGCCAATTTCTACTTTTTATATTTATCATTGTACTTCCTCCTAAGCcaattgaacctaatctcattagtaggcaaggtcatgaacatctccctttgctccttcttcacaaacagtttAGACGCCATGTAATGTTCATTGCTATCATAGCCGGCCCCACAAGCAATCACAACCTCCATCACTTCATTAATAGAATATTTTCCATGTCTCTTCAAAATATATTCATTGGCTGAACTTGCCATACTTGTTACTGCTTCTTGAATTAGGAGTGCATTTCCAGACTTCGCTTTTTTACTACTCCTGTCAACAGGCCTTGCCAGTCTCTTGCCACTCGCAGGTGAAGGAGAAATACCAATATCCTCCTCTTGTGTTTCAGGAATGAAATCATCACCTTCTGGCTCAAAATTGGTTGCCTCATCTTGTGTCACATCAACATTTTCGGTTGCTTCAACATTCACAACATGAGGAGACCAATGATCAATACCAATAGTAGTAATGTCAGCAAAACACTTGGctaattcatcttcattctcaagACCCTTCTTTTTGAACTTGCCACAACCCGGAATGTCCTGAAATAAGCACATAATATTATTATAAGTATTACCAACAGGTTtgacatatgaaaaaaatatagCAAAATTTTTGAACCAACTTACAGCTCtagcttttttccaccattcATCATCCATAGCAATAGTCTTCTTTATAGGATCCCAACCAGTCCCTGTTTGCCTTAGCATTAGTTTCTTCCATGCCTTGAAATCTTCCTTCAACttgtcccatttgttcttgatatGAACCTTGGTAGCCACAATTCCAGTCCTTTCCTTGAACCCTTTCTCAACCTCAGCATAACCAAGTGCattcaagtgtgtgtttggCCGATTTCCTTTTTCAACTTGTTCGACAAACAACACACACATCACTCGAGTGTTCTCCGAATTCCAATCAATTTTAGGCATCTATCGAACTCACAAATTTCATATTAGAAGGCCTCGAGTATATCAATTTCATACACACACATCACTAGAGTATATCAATTTCATACACACACAGCACTCGAGTATATCAATTTCATACACACACAGCACTCGAGTATATCATTGAACCAACTTGGACTGATTGAAGCTATCAATTATTACAGCTAGACTGATGACCACTTGGACTAGCATGAAGGGGACAGAGATCACCATTACCTCTAGTGAAGTTTTTGTCTATTTTTCTAGTGTTTCAGTTACAGGGTTCAACATTTACTGGTCTAGAAAGGATAGGATAGCTACATATCAAGCCTTATTTATCAGTTATCAGTGAACATCGACTCATATTGTGGACCTTATGGTCTCTGCACAAGGTCGGGCTCTTGTATATGCCCTGTTGGTTTTGATCCACCATGTACCCAAGAATCGATCTGAATCAAGCTAATGCAGTGACAACCATCCTTGCCACGCTGCATTAAAGCTGTTCAGATCGATTGACACATACTTCTCTGATCAGATCGATTTGAAGCAAAGGCAGCTAACTCAATTACAATCAACCTCAAAGGCACAATCAAAGGTGTACTCCTCCTGATGCATTTCAGTTaatgaaaaaaaagtttttgCCATACCTTGTGGCCGGCGGAACTCCTCGAGATGCCAGGGACGGCGGGGGATCTCCTCCTGATGTGGAAGACGGCGGAACTTAGGCGGCCGTCGGCGGATCTCGTTACCTAACAAATCAATTTATTCCTAACAAATCAATTTATTCCTACTAATCTCACATTCTTGGTAATTGTTACAAGTAATTGCATTACAATCGGATTGTCATTGATAAACAGTAAAAGAGATTAGAGGTAATGTAGCTGTTTCAAGTCCAAGTACTGATTTAACCCATTTGGGAAGATATACAATACATCtagcttttcatttttttataaaaacatGTTGACTCGAATCCGAGCCAGCTAAATTTTGATATGTGTTCTCTGTAATAATTGACAATGAATAGAAACATATCATAAATTTTGGTGCGAATTTCCTCGAAGTTCTTATTAGTCATAACCATGTCCAGGGTATTGTCTATATCCATCAACTTATTATTTGGTTACAATTACTCTTCAAATGGTTGTTCTTTAACCATCCAAATTTGGTACATCTCAATCCACAGCTATGAGAAGCATATATCCATGCTTTGCATGGCTTATAGTAGCCGACAGTTTGCATATATCCAAGAAGTGATCCTATTTGTACTTGTCACTGCAATGTTTGTCCTATTGACAGTAGTATGACATTTTTAAATGGAAGACTGTACAAAACcaacagtttttttttacttctagTTATGATCAGTGGGCAAATGTGAATTTGTTTTTCTCCCGTTCTTGCTTTCATCAAAATCTGAACTTTACTGATGCACGTTAGTTGTTATATTCTTACACCACAGAACAGTGATGCAAAATTCAGGTATCTATGTTAACTGCTATTAAAATCTAGTTAATTGGATCCATACCTTTGAACGGGCGGGGGGTCTTCTCCAACCCCGGTGGCGGGCCTCTGCGGCCAGCAGTGGGGCGCTgcgaccggcggcggccttcGGTGGCGGGGCGCTCCGACCGCCGGCGGTGGGGCGCTGCGGCCGGTGGTGGGCTTCGGCGGTGGGGCGAGACGGCCGGCGTtggggcttcggcggcggggcactgcggccggcggcggggcgcgacgTCCGGCGTCGGGCCTTCGGCGGCGGGATGCTGCGGCCAGCGGTGGGCTTCGGGGGCGGGCCTCTTCCAGacgcggcgggaggcggagctaggcggccgggc
This sequence is a window from Setaria italica strain Yugu1 chromosome III, Setaria_italica_v2.0, whole genome shotgun sequence. Protein-coding genes within it:
- the LOC101779577 gene encoding L10-interacting MYB domain-containing protein-like is translated as MPKIDWNSENTRVMCVLFVEQVEKGNRPNTHLNALGYAEVEKGFKERTGIVATKVHIKNKWDKLKEDFKAWRKKARADIPGCGKFKKKGLENEDELAKCFADITTIGIDHWSPHVVNVEATENVDVTQDEATNFEPEGDDFIPETQEEDIGISPSPASGKRLARPVDRSSKKAKSGNALLIQEAVTSMASSANEYILKRHGKYSINEVMEVVIACGAGYDSNEHYMASKLFVKKEQREMFMTLPTNEIRFNWLRRKYNDKYKK